From the Halodesulfovibrio sp. genome, one window contains:
- the dut gene encoding dUTP diphosphatase — protein sequence MSNHDSLSNTMSLQLNVRFLRNSAADLYSAGEDGASGLAYATPYSAGLDLRACFEEEEITIPAGGRYPIPAGIAIDPQCNAVAGFIYSRSGLGTKKGLTVSQGVGVVDPDYRGEIFISLLNTSGETRVIKRGERVAQLVFQPFFRAQISVVDSLEETERGEGGFGHTGTM from the coding sequence GTGAGCAATCACGACTCGTTATCTAATACCATGTCATTACAGCTGAATGTGCGTTTTTTGCGTAATTCAGCCGCTGATTTATATAGTGCTGGGGAAGACGGAGCATCCGGACTTGCATATGCAACCCCGTATTCTGCGGGACTGGATTTGCGTGCCTGTTTTGAAGAGGAAGAAATTACCATTCCAGCTGGTGGTCGGTATCCTATTCCGGCAGGCATTGCGATTGACCCGCAATGCAATGCTGTAGCTGGATTTATTTATTCACGCAGCGGGCTTGGCACTAAGAAGGGACTCACTGTCAGTCAAGGTGTCGGTGTTGTTGACCCTGATTATCGTGGAGAAATTTTTATTTCCCTGTTGAACACCTCTGGTGAAACGCGTGTGATTAAACGCGGTGAGCGTGTTGCACAGCTTGTTTTTCAACCGTTTTTCCGTGCTCAAATTTCTGTAGTGGATTCATTGGAAGAAACTGAGCGTGGTGAAGGCGGTTTTGGACATACCGGAACCATGTAG
- a CDS encoding ABC transporter substrate-binding protein, which produces MKRFVLMALTLCLVLTCTTAFAGKIDDIKARGALVCGVKDSVVPFGYVDQASSQLVGFDVDICRAIAKELGVELQLKTVTSSTRIPMVVNGQIDIAAATMTHKHARDEVIDFSITYFMDGQKLLVAKDSGIKSAVDLAGKKVATVKGSTSEKNIKNAQPKARVLSFDEYPQAFLALKQGKAVAVTTDSTILLGLKNSAPDPSKWEIVGEYIAAEPYGLGIAENDSDFRDLINKTLNDLWRSGEYQKIYNKWFGKDSNYYLPLTWQMELWP; this is translated from the coding sequence ATGAAACGTTTTGTGCTGATGGCATTGACTTTATGTCTCGTATTGACCTGCACTACTGCTTTTGCGGGTAAGATTGACGACATTAAAGCACGTGGTGCGTTAGTTTGCGGCGTTAAAGATTCTGTAGTTCCTTTTGGTTACGTAGATCAGGCATCAAGCCAGCTTGTAGGTTTTGATGTAGATATCTGCCGTGCGATTGCAAAAGAACTTGGCGTAGAACTGCAACTGAAGACTGTTACTTCCTCCACACGTATTCCGATGGTTGTTAACGGACAGATTGATATTGCTGCTGCTACAATGACACATAAACATGCTCGTGATGAAGTTATCGATTTCTCCATTACATACTTCATGGATGGTCAAAAACTGCTCGTAGCTAAAGATTCCGGCATCAAATCTGCTGTTGATCTTGCAGGTAAGAAAGTTGCAACTGTAAAAGGTTCTACTTCTGAGAAAAACATCAAAAATGCTCAGCCAAAAGCTCGTGTACTGTCTTTTGATGAGTACCCACAGGCATTCCTTGCTCTTAAACAAGGTAAAGCTGTTGCGGTAACTACTGACTCAACTATTCTTCTCGGTCTTAAAAATTCTGCTCCAGACCCATCCAAATGGGAAATTGTTGGTGAGTACATTGCAGCCGAACCATACGGTCTTGGCATTGCAGAAAACGACTCTGATTTCCGCGATCTCATCAACAAAACTCTTAACGACTTATGGCGTTCCGGCGAATACCAGAAAATTTACAATAAATGGTTTGGTAAAGACTCCAACTACTACCTGCCTCTTACATGGCAGATGGAACTGTGGCCATAA
- a CDS encoding aspartate aminotransferase family protein, which translates to MSTSFDALKQREEKLLCRTYGRYPLAIERGEGARLYDFEGKEYIDLLAGIAVTNIGHCRPELADVMAEQARKLVHVSNLFYQEEQLELAEKILATCHFDKAFFCNSGAEANEAAIKICRRYTQRVKGRDAGEIITFSGAFHGRTLATVAATGQAKFADGFAPIPQGFRQVPWGDLAALEEAIAESTAGVLVEVIQGEGGIRPMTEEFAKGVERICREKDILFMVDEIQTGLCRTGKFWAHQLFDLKPDVMTCAKALANGLPMGAMLCSEEVAQGFEPGSHATTFGAGAVLSAVAAKVIDIMVDEKLADQARDLGEYAMNAFREIGKKCPGTIDDVRGHGLMIGIVLTENGKEIWEALVERGFILNLTQERVLRLVPPLVISKDDIDVFASALEELLSQKMK; encoded by the coding sequence ATGAGTACCAGTTTTGATGCATTGAAACAGCGTGAAGAGAAGCTTTTATGCCGCACTTACGGGCGTTATCCCCTTGCTATTGAGCGAGGCGAAGGTGCTCGTTTGTATGACTTTGAAGGTAAAGAATATATCGACTTGTTAGCCGGAATCGCCGTGACCAACATTGGGCATTGTCGACCGGAGCTTGCAGATGTGATGGCAGAGCAGGCGCGAAAGCTCGTGCATGTAAGTAACCTGTTTTATCAGGAAGAACAGCTCGAGCTTGCAGAAAAAATTCTTGCCACCTGTCATTTTGATAAAGCGTTTTTCTGTAACTCCGGTGCAGAAGCAAACGAAGCTGCTATTAAAATTTGCCGACGATATACACAGCGGGTTAAAGGGCGTGATGCAGGTGAAATCATCACTTTTAGCGGTGCGTTTCATGGTAGAACACTTGCCACTGTAGCTGCTACAGGACAGGCAAAATTTGCTGACGGATTTGCCCCTATCCCGCAAGGCTTCCGGCAAGTTCCTTGGGGTGATTTAGCGGCTCTTGAAGAGGCGATTGCAGAATCTACCGCAGGTGTACTTGTGGAGGTTATTCAAGGTGAGGGCGGTATTCGTCCGATGACTGAAGAGTTTGCAAAAGGCGTTGAACGCATTTGTCGTGAAAAGGACATCCTGTTTATGGTGGATGAAATCCAGACAGGACTGTGCCGTACTGGCAAATTCTGGGCGCACCAGCTCTTTGATTTGAAGCCGGATGTCATGACATGCGCAAAAGCATTGGCGAACGGTTTACCAATGGGAGCGATGCTTTGTTCTGAGGAGGTTGCTCAAGGTTTTGAACCGGGGAGCCATGCGACAACGTTTGGTGCAGGCGCAGTGCTTTCTGCTGTGGCAGCCAAAGTTATCGACATAATGGTGGACGAAAAGCTTGCAGACCAAGCGCGTGATCTTGGTGAATATGCGATGAACGCTTTTCGGGAAATCGGAAAAAAATGTCCGGGGACAATTGATGATGTCCGAGGACATGGGCTTATGATTGGCATTGTGCTTACAGAAAATGGTAAGGAAATCTGGGAGGCTCTGGTTGAGCGCGGGTTTATTTTGAATCTCACTCAGGAGCGTGTTTTGCGCTTAGTTCCGCCACTCGTCATTTCTAAAGATGATATTGATGTATTCGCAAGTGCACTTGAAGAGCTTCTTTCTCAAAAAATGAAGTAA
- a CDS encoding 50S ribosomal protein L11 methyltransferase — protein MSDLVRLEIRVPEQMQDMATLVMVQQLNYGWEEENLPTGDILYRVHIENPAFCEEFMAALHSSLPEVDVVRKDVPNQDWMQAWREFFTPVEIGEHFKVIAPWMRGKEPLEGRTPIVIEPKTAFGTGHHPTTALCLSAVSKLASEGRIHEGQSFLDLGTGSGILGIGCVKLGLTGVGVDIDMLAIENTEENKVLNDVSSDAFEVYQGSADAVCGDFDVVLANILARPLMEMAVEIIKLVKPGGCLVLSGLLAIQADQVEAVYRELGLPEARRIIEGEWAALIWE, from the coding sequence ATGTCAGACCTTGTCAGACTGGAAATACGTGTACCTGAGCAAATGCAGGATATGGCGACACTCGTCATGGTTCAGCAGCTTAATTATGGATGGGAAGAAGAAAATCTTCCTACCGGTGATATTCTTTATCGTGTCCACATTGAAAATCCCGCTTTCTGTGAAGAGTTTATGGCTGCACTCCATAGCTCGTTACCGGAAGTAGATGTGGTTCGTAAGGACGTTCCAAATCAGGATTGGATGCAAGCGTGGCGCGAGTTTTTCACGCCGGTTGAAATTGGTGAACACTTTAAGGTTATTGCGCCGTGGATGCGGGGTAAGGAACCTCTGGAAGGACGTACACCAATTGTGATTGAACCGAAAACTGCGTTCGGTACCGGACATCATCCGACTACTGCGCTGTGCCTTTCTGCTGTTTCAAAACTTGCATCCGAAGGACGCATTCATGAGGGGCAGAGCTTCCTTGATCTTGGAACAGGCTCCGGTATTCTTGGAATTGGCTGTGTTAAGCTTGGGCTTACCGGCGTAGGCGTTGATATCGATATGCTCGCTATCGAAAATACAGAAGAAAACAAAGTTCTCAACGATGTTTCTTCCGATGCTTTCGAAGTATATCAAGGTTCTGCTGATGCAGTATGTGGTGATTTTGACGTTGTGCTTGCTAATATTTTAGCGCGTCCTTTAATGGAGATGGCGGTAGAAATTATCAAGCTCGTTAAACCGGGTGGCTGCCTTGTTCTTTCCGGTCTGCTCGCAATTCAGGCAGATCAAGTTGAAGCTGTTTACAGAGAATTGGGGCTTCCAGAAGCACGCCGTATCATCGAAGGTGAATGGGCTGCACTTATCTGGGAATAA
- a CDS encoding amino acid ABC transporter permease, protein MQWDIVIDNFPYLLWGAYPQGPLGGLALSIVLSIGGIFGAFWIGLVAGLMRLSKRWYIKYPSVIYIEIIRGVPLLMLIFWFYFLAPILLGKTLPEAESALVAFIVFTGAYIGEIVRAGVIALPRGQMEAARAGGLTHLQAMRYVILPQALRNMIPSFVNQFVSLTKDTSLAYVIGVVELTRAAVQVNNRTLSAPMEIYLTILVMYFVICYVLTALSRKLEKKMARYQARG, encoded by the coding sequence ATGCAATGGGATATTGTAATAGATAACTTTCCGTACCTCCTGTGGGGTGCATATCCTCAAGGACCGCTGGGTGGTCTCGCACTGAGTATTGTGCTTTCAATAGGTGGTATTTTCGGTGCGTTTTGGATTGGTCTTGTTGCCGGTTTAATGCGTCTTTCAAAGCGCTGGTACATTAAGTATCCATCTGTAATCTATATTGAGATTATTCGTGGCGTACCTTTGCTGATGCTTATTTTCTGGTTTTATTTCCTTGCACCGATTCTGTTAGGAAAAACGTTACCGGAAGCAGAATCCGCGTTAGTGGCTTTCATCGTATTTACTGGTGCATATATCGGCGAAATCGTCCGTGCCGGTGTTATTGCACTGCCACGAGGACAGATGGAAGCAGCCCGAGCTGGCGGTCTCACACATTTGCAGGCGATGCGGTATGTTATTTTGCCGCAAGCATTGCGGAATATGATTCCTTCTTTTGTTAACCAGTTTGTATCATTAACTAAAGATACATCTTTGGCATACGTTATTGGTGTTGTAGAACTTACTCGTGCAGCTGTACAGGTGAACAATCGTACTCTTTCTGCTCCTATGGAGATCTATCTTACCATCCTTGTCATGTACTTCGTGATTTGTTACGTCCTTACAGCCTTGAGTCGCAAACTTGAAAAGAAAATGGCTCGATATCAGGCAAGAGGATAA
- a CDS encoding amino acid ABC transporter ATP-binding protein translates to MAMIEIKDINKWYGDFHVLKNVSEKVEQGEVLVICGPSGSGKSTFIRCINRLEEIQKGEILLEGHSIHADDVNVNDLRTEVGMVFQQFNLYPHLTVLDNVTLAPIKVRSMPKAQAEELAMKLLERVGINDQASKYPIELSGGQQQRVAIARALAMKPKVMLFDEPTSALDPEMINEVLNAMKDLAREGMTMLCVTHEMGFAREVADRVIFMDGGEIVEEGTPEHFFSNPQHERTKAFLKEIL, encoded by the coding sequence ATGGCGATGATTGAAATCAAGGATATTAACAAATGGTATGGCGACTTTCACGTACTTAAAAACGTGAGCGAAAAGGTCGAGCAAGGTGAGGTGCTTGTTATTTGTGGACCTTCAGGCTCTGGTAAATCAACCTTTATTCGTTGTATCAACCGTCTTGAAGAAATCCAGAAGGGTGAAATTTTGCTGGAAGGACATTCCATTCATGCTGATGACGTAAATGTAAACGATTTGCGTACAGAAGTGGGTATGGTTTTTCAGCAATTCAACTTGTACCCGCATTTGACCGTTCTCGATAATGTGACACTTGCACCTATTAAAGTGCGCAGCATGCCTAAGGCGCAAGCTGAAGAGCTTGCCATGAAGTTGCTTGAACGTGTCGGTATTAACGATCAGGCAAGCAAGTATCCTATCGAATTGTCAGGTGGTCAGCAGCAGCGCGTAGCTATTGCCCGTGCTCTTGCAATGAAGCCGAAAGTTATGCTGTTTGACGAACCTACATCCGCACTTGATCCAGAAATGATTAACGAAGTTCTCAACGCTATGAAAGATCTTGCTCGCGAAGGTATGACAATGCTTTGCGTAACTCACGAAATGGGCTTTGCCCGTGAAGTGGCTGATCGCGTGATCTTTATGGATGGCGGAGAAATTGTTGAAGAGGGAACGCCTGAACATTTTTTCAGTAACCCTCAGCATGAGCGAACAAAGGCTTTCTTGAAAGAAATCCTCTAG
- a CDS encoding M24 family metallopeptidase, with protein MTKILPVIEKIPAEELALRHARCRDILNRFMPEASGMLVFSRIQLYYLTGTLANGIFWLPKEGKPVLMARHGIERCRLESAIEEIHPFRSFSDIESIVSNAGSPLLPAEAADVAVDFAGLTWQLGDLLRKKLPHLSFIPCDRVLTAARSVKTEWELKKLRLSGARHHKALYHDLPRKLHIGMTERDVAHRSWEIFFAKGHCGMLRMNTFGEDIFLGHIAAGESGNYPSHFNGPLGLMGEHPATPFMGYSGKVWRSKSPLTVDIGFALEGYHTDKTQVYWAGSRSSIPDIVRNAHDTCIEIQQTLAAELRVGSTPSLLYKKALSMAERAGFEDGFMGLGNNKVKFVGHGIGLGIDEHPVIATGFDAPLEKGNVIALEPKIGIQGIGMVGVENTFEITDNASTCLTGDSFEMICIE; from the coding sequence ATGACAAAGATTCTACCAGTTATCGAAAAAATACCTGCGGAAGAGCTTGCATTACGCCATGCACGATGCCGCGACATACTCAACCGGTTTATGCCGGAAGCCTCCGGCATGCTCGTATTCTCCCGTATCCAGCTCTACTACCTGACAGGTACTCTGGCTAACGGAATCTTCTGGCTACCTAAAGAGGGTAAGCCCGTTCTCATGGCTCGGCACGGCATAGAACGATGCAGGCTTGAAAGCGCAATTGAGGAGATTCATCCATTCCGCTCATTTAGCGATATAGAATCCATCGTTAGCAATGCTGGAAGTCCGCTTCTTCCAGCAGAAGCCGCAGATGTGGCGGTAGATTTTGCAGGACTCACATGGCAGCTCGGCGATCTTCTACGAAAAAAATTACCACACCTTTCTTTTATCCCATGTGATCGCGTTCTCACAGCAGCACGCTCTGTTAAGACAGAGTGGGAATTGAAAAAACTTCGCCTCAGTGGTGCGCGCCATCACAAAGCATTATACCACGACCTCCCCCGCAAGCTGCACATTGGCATGACAGAACGTGACGTTGCTCACAGGTCATGGGAAATATTTTTTGCTAAGGGACATTGCGGAATGTTACGCATGAACACATTTGGCGAAGATATTTTCCTTGGTCATATTGCCGCAGGTGAATCTGGAAACTACCCAAGCCATTTTAATGGCCCACTAGGATTAATGGGGGAACATCCAGCGACACCGTTCATGGGCTACTCCGGCAAAGTTTGGCGCAGCAAGTCACCATTGACTGTTGATATCGGCTTTGCTCTGGAAGGTTACCACACTGATAAAACACAAGTGTATTGGGCTGGCTCTCGCAGTTCCATTCCTGATATTGTCCGAAACGCACACGACACCTGCATTGAAATTCAACAAACTCTCGCTGCTGAGCTTCGAGTCGGCAGTACTCCTTCACTCTTATACAAAAAAGCTCTTTCAATGGCAGAACGTGCCGGATTTGAAGATGGTTTCATGGGGCTTGGCAACAACAAAGTGAAATTCGTTGGGCACGGCATCGGACTTGGGATTGATGAACATCCTGTTATTGCAACTGGCTTTGACGCCCCCTTGGAAAAAGGCAACGTCATTGCACTGGAGCCAAAGATAGGCATACAAGGCATTGGTATGGTCGGCGTCGAAAACACATTCGAAATAACAGATAACGCTAGCACATGTCTGACAGGTGATTCATTCGAGATGATTTGCATTGAATAA
- a CDS encoding cytochrome c biogenesis protein CcdA: protein MNMKQTKRLYTLITTFLLVLAATSLALAADAPVQFSAEPFISASQDNAIVIKMQITPDAEYHFYSRQQGDTGKPTSIAVSPSPEGTTVRYPAGVKSPDPILKNKTTYLYEGAEEFYITIPDAKAGKADLTVSLLLCSNVRCAPVRKSIPVTWKTDTLTEAETQPWWKQYSAITPVAPDTAVRSSTPSSSKNADLAKKLGVQLPSSSGSGKSLSSSLHGKTSSLGGTTSSETSVSLMPKRNLAPKHEYKFTPRYFLKALEVSTLGKAILFGLIAGFILNFMPCVLPVISLKLSSLVAAAQITDDQHRKHMFREHNLYFALGILTWFSLLTIVLTSFGLAWGQLFQNENLLIGLTILIFVLALSIFDIFPLPMFSLTGRGTQNGNDKWSAYSTGLLSTVLATPCSGPFLGGVLGWAFLQPVGILVIIFLSVGLGMALPYLAMAVVPDLINRFPRPGAWTGTLSHIVGFFLMGTVVYMLYVLPIEILPDMLIVLWASAIAAWAWGRFSGLSFSRKRNIIVRSLCALFVVLTMSVALKEEPQARRWNSFTPDLFFTEFKNKRIIVDFTADWCPNCKVLERTVLTPENRLRWEEKYNVIFIKVDLTKEDAEKQQFLEALGSNSIPVVAIFPKGEKAHSPVVLRDIFTSGQMEDALREAFK, encoded by the coding sequence ATGAATATGAAACAGACAAAGCGACTTTATACTCTCATTACAACTTTCCTGCTTGTACTGGCTGCAACTTCTCTTGCCCTTGCGGCAGACGCACCTGTACAATTTTCTGCTGAACCTTTCATTTCAGCGAGCCAAGATAACGCCATTGTCATCAAAATGCAGATTACACCTGATGCCGAGTACCATTTCTATTCACGACAACAAGGTGACACAGGCAAACCAACATCCATTGCTGTCTCCCCTTCTCCGGAAGGGACAACTGTACGGTATCCTGCCGGAGTTAAATCTCCCGACCCGATTTTAAAGAATAAAACAACGTACCTTTATGAAGGTGCAGAAGAATTTTATATTACCATTCCCGATGCAAAAGCGGGTAAAGCAGACCTGACAGTCTCTCTTCTTCTTTGTTCTAATGTCCGGTGTGCACCGGTACGCAAATCTATTCCTGTCACATGGAAGACTGACACGTTGACCGAAGCAGAAACGCAGCCGTGGTGGAAACAATATTCAGCCATCACACCAGTTGCACCGGATACGGCTGTACGTAGTTCCACACCTTCTAGTAGCAAAAATGCAGACCTTGCTAAAAAATTGGGCGTACAACTGCCATCATCTTCCGGTTCCGGCAAAAGCCTGTCTTCGAGTTTGCATGGCAAAACGTCTTCGCTAGGGGGAACCACATCATCTGAAACGTCCGTTTCGCTCATGCCCAAACGCAACCTTGCCCCAAAGCATGAGTACAAATTCACGCCCCGCTACTTTCTGAAAGCACTGGAAGTTTCAACACTTGGCAAAGCAATACTTTTCGGTTTGATTGCTGGCTTTATCCTTAACTTTATGCCGTGCGTTTTGCCTGTCATCAGTTTAAAGCTTTCATCACTGGTTGCAGCTGCACAAATTACAGATGACCAACACCGCAAGCATATGTTCCGTGAGCACAACTTGTACTTTGCTCTCGGCATTCTTACATGGTTCTCCCTCCTTACAATTGTGCTCACCAGCTTTGGTCTGGCATGGGGACAACTTTTCCAAAATGAAAACCTGCTGATTGGGCTGACTATCCTTATTTTTGTGCTCGCATTATCTATTTTCGATATATTCCCGCTTCCGATGTTCAGCCTTACAGGACGTGGCACACAAAACGGTAACGACAAATGGAGTGCCTATTCAACAGGACTACTTTCCACAGTATTGGCAACGCCTTGCAGTGGTCCATTTCTTGGCGGCGTCTTAGGCTGGGCTTTTTTACAACCTGTTGGTATTCTGGTTATTATTTTTCTTTCTGTAGGATTGGGAATGGCTCTGCCATATCTTGCCATGGCTGTTGTGCCAGACTTAATTAACCGCTTCCCGCGCCCCGGAGCATGGACAGGCACGCTCTCTCATATTGTCGGATTTTTCCTCATGGGAACAGTTGTGTACATGCTCTATGTACTTCCAATAGAAATCCTCCCCGACATGCTTATAGTCCTTTGGGCATCAGCTATTGCTGCATGGGCATGGGGACGTTTCTCAGGACTCTCATTTTCCAGAAAGCGGAACATTATTGTGCGATCTCTATGCGCCCTCTTTGTTGTTCTCACCATGTCTGTAGCGCTTAAAGAAGAACCACAAGCACGGCGTTGGAATTCGTTTACACCTGACCTGTTTTTCACCGAATTCAAAAACAAGCGCATAATCGTAGATTTTACAGCCGACTGGTGTCCGAACTGCAAAGTATTAGAACGTACAGTACTCACACCGGAAAATCGTCTCCGGTGGGAAGAAAAGTACAATGTGATATTCATTAAAGTTGACCTGACAAAAGAAGATGCTGAGAAGCAGCAATTCCTTGAAGCCCTTGGTTCCAACTCTATCCCTGTGGTGGCTATTTTCCCTAAAGGAGAAAAAGCGCACTCTCCTGTCGTGCTGCGCGACATCTTTACATCAGGACAGATGGAAGATGCATTACGAGAAGCATTTAAGTAG
- a CDS encoding amino acid ABC transporter permease has protein sequence MNYTFDWNKVLSGEYLDWIISGVGVTLQISAVSLFIALLLGTAIAVMRMTKVKPLIWFSASFTEFFRNTPLLVQIFFWYFGADSLLPQFALDWLYEQDFEFCAGVIALSVYTAAFIAEEIRAGVNSIPKNQLEASRACGLTFVQAMRYVILPQAFRIIVPPMISQALNLVKNSSLCMTIGVAELTYMARQIESYTFRGFEAFTISTLIYLCISLIVSFSINFYNKRYLRAVSY, from the coding sequence TTGAATTATACGTTCGATTGGAATAAAGTTCTCTCCGGTGAATATCTGGATTGGATTATAAGCGGGGTGGGCGTTACTCTGCAGATTTCTGCGGTTTCGCTGTTTATTGCTCTGCTACTCGGTACTGCCATCGCTGTAATGCGCATGACAAAGGTTAAGCCGCTTATCTGGTTCAGTGCTTCGTTTACTGAATTTTTCCGTAATACCCCGCTCCTTGTACAAATATTTTTCTGGTACTTCGGTGCAGATAGTCTGTTGCCGCAATTTGCTCTTGATTGGCTTTATGAACAGGATTTTGAATTCTGTGCAGGCGTTATTGCACTGTCTGTTTACACAGCAGCATTTATTGCTGAAGAGATTCGTGCAGGCGTAAACTCCATTCCAAAAAACCAATTGGAAGCATCCCGCGCTTGCGGTCTGACGTTTGTTCAGGCGATGCGGTATGTTATTTTGCCTCAGGCATTTAGAATTATTGTGCCGCCGATGATCTCGCAGGCACTTAACCTTGTTAAAAACTCTTCTCTTTGCATGACTATCGGTGTTGCAGAGTTAACGTACATGGCACGACAGATTGAATCGTACACCTTCCGCGGGTTCGAGGCATTCACCATCAGTACGCTTATCTATCTGTGTATCTCATTGATAGTTTCCTTCTCCATCAACTTCTACAACAAGCGCTACTTGCGTGCTGTCAGCTATTAG